A part of Candidatus Stoquefichus sp. SB1 genomic DNA contains:
- a CDS encoding pyridoxamine 5'-phosphate oxidase family protein codes for MEFKEAVTFLFEKLAPSKIMALASGVDDHVMVRNVSCLIYDDAIYFKTDKNFRKTKQLYENPRVALCFSGIQVEGIATIKGLVTEEPGRQFEKLYQKYLWGSYNAYSHEDTEILVEVKPSFVEIWDTDEKNKAYQIFIDFDKQEVEYKKYDD; via the coding sequence ATTTTTATTTGAAAAATTAGCACCCTCAAAAATTATGGCTTTAGCATCAGGCGTTGATGATCATGTTATGGTTAGAAATGTAAGTTGTTTAATTTATGATGATGCTATTTATTTTAAGACTGACAAGAATTTTAGAAAAACAAAACAGTTATATGAAAATCCACGTGTGGCTTTATGTTTTAGTGGTATTCAGGTAGAAGGTATAGCAACGATAAAAGGTTTGGTTACAGAAGAACCTGGTCGTCAATTTGAAAAACTCTATCAAAAGTATTTATGGGGCAGTTATAATGCTTATAGTCATGAAGATACTGAAATTTTAGTTGAAGTGAAACCTTCGTTTGTTGAAATTTGGGATACAGATGAAAAAAATAAGGCTTATCAAATTTTTATTGATTTTGATAAACAGGAAGTTGAATATAAAAAATATGATGATTAA
- a CDS encoding NCS2 family permease produces the protein MLEKIFKLKEKGTTVKTEILAGVTTFLAMAYILAVNPQMLGETGMSVQGVFLATAISSAVATIVMGLLANYPVALSAGMGVNALFTYTICFSMGLSYQGALACVFVSGIIFLIISITGLRKMIINAIPAQLKLAIGAGIGFFIAFIGLKNAGIIVASEATAVALGNLKDPAVILAVFGILITIVLLAKKVPAAVFYGLLITAVAGVVAGLCGIKGMPQLPSGIVSVDFDFSLIGAFASGMEELLAHPSCLVAIFSLLFVDFFDTAGTLVAVTNRANLIDENGELENVDKALLADSIGTVFGATMGTSTVTSFVESTSGVEVGGRTGLTAITTGILFLLSVFFSPLLSCVTSAVTAPALVVVGILMAQQLKGIDWDNIVYAASGFMTVIFMILAYSISDGIAIGFITYALTMVGVGKAKEVKPIVWVLVLCFVVFLVFLPK, from the coding sequence ATGTTAGAAAAAATCTTTAAGTTAAAAGAAAAAGGAACAACTGTTAAGACAGAAATTCTTGCAGGTGTGACAACTTTCTTAGCAATGGCTTATATCTTAGCTGTTAATCCACAAATGTTAGGTGAAACAGGAATGAGCGTACAGGGTGTATTCTTAGCAACAGCAATCAGTAGTGCTGTCGCAACAATCGTTATGGGATTGTTAGCTAACTATCCTGTTGCATTATCAGCTGGAATGGGAGTCAATGCTTTATTTACATATACTATTTGTTTTAGTATGGGATTAAGTTATCAGGGAGCATTGGCATGTGTCTTTGTATCTGGTATTATTTTCTTAATCATTTCAATTACTGGACTTAGAAAAATGATTATTAATGCAATTCCTGCTCAATTAAAATTGGCGATTGGTGCTGGGATTGGATTCTTTATTGCTTTTATTGGATTAAAGAATGCTGGTATTATTGTTGCTAGTGAAGCAACAGCAGTTGCATTAGGAAATTTAAAAGATCCAGCTGTTATTTTGGCAGTCTTTGGGATTCTAATTACAATTGTTTTATTAGCTAAAAAAGTACCTGCAGCAGTTTTCTATGGTTTATTGATCACTGCAGTTGCTGGTGTTGTGGCTGGATTATGTGGAATTAAAGGAATGCCACAATTACCAAGCGGTATTGTGTCTGTTGATTTTGATTTTAGTTTAATTGGAGCTTTTGCTTCTGGAATGGAAGAATTATTGGCTCATCCAAGCTGTCTAGTTGCGATTTTCTCATTATTATTTGTCGATTTCTTTGATACTGCTGGAACTTTAGTAGCTGTTACTAATCGTGCAAATTTAATTGATGAAAATGGTGAATTGGAAAATGTTGATAAAGCTTTATTAGCTGATTCAATTGGAACTGTTTTTGGAGCAACAATGGGGACTTCTACTGTGACATCTTTTGTTGAATCAACATCAGGTGTTGAAGTGGGTGGAAGAACAGGTTTAACAGCTATCACAACAGGAATTTTATTTCTTTTATCAGTATTCTTCTCACCACTCTTATCATGTGTAACAAGTGCAGTGACTGCTCCAGCATTAGTTGTTGTAGGGATTTTAATGGCTCAACAATTAAAAGGAATTGATTGGGATAATATTGTTTATGCGGCAAGTGGATTCATGACAGTTATCTTTATGATTTTAGCATATTCTATTTCTGATGGGATTGCGATTGGATTTATTACATATGCTTTAACTATGGTTGGTGTTGGTAAGGCTAAAGAGGTCAAACCAATTGTTTGGGTATTGGTTTTATGTTTTGTTGTTTTCTTAGTATTCTTACCAAAATAA
- a CDS encoding IS200/IS605 family accessory protein TnpB-related protein, with protein sequence MPKITISSTRVYYHELSYDTAFAIQNDISLYQSMLHKSYRELYNNNSINSRYLKDIYHTNDYFPLSAISEAKGILKSQKTWHHKSISMKKKKLRKTEKKIDQETKFLKQYRMTKSTLIALSKAIAHGEVLPPVYRCRDMKWCSRDPLHCYYRNQYMLLYIFEVQHLNKLMKATRHRIRMLKYRKTRMEHKIEKLEKRMKQIRFHKNRYMKITGRSQGRYCNNLFKYDHEKKTMTYIDTHQRKHTFSLDFPYRREELIRVLNLKHATKGKAVCYTLMDKGDYFIISAAIELDVKYEECLFEITEGTVGIDINNDRISLSEIDRHGNLIYCRDILFDLSSKTSSQRKWIIENTVKQIIGYCREVGKPLIIEELNFEKKKKDFELYNQNKQYQRMLSEFSYRKIIEKLYSRSYRERIGINEVNPAYTSIIGKLKYARQKGISIHKAASYVIARRGMGYSERLPLKQYQQINEPQLTRWRNYSQLAA encoded by the coding sequence ATGCCTAAGATAACGATTTCATCTACCAGAGTCTATTATCATGAATTATCCTATGATACTGCATTCGCTATTCAAAATGATATATCACTCTATCAGTCCATGCTTCATAAGTCATATAGAGAACTCTATAATAACAATAGCATCAACTCCAGATATCTGAAGGATATCTATCATACCAATGACTACTTCCCTTTAAGTGCTATCAGTGAGGCTAAAGGAATACTGAAGTCACAGAAAACATGGCATCATAAGTCGATATCAATGAAAAAGAAGAAACTAAGAAAGACTGAAAAGAAGATAGATCAGGAAACAAAGTTTCTTAAACAGTATAGAATGACCAAGTCTACTCTTATAGCGCTTTCTAAAGCGATTGCACATGGTGAAGTACTTCCGCCTGTCTACAGATGCAGGGATATGAAGTGGTGCAGTCGTGATCCTCTTCACTGCTACTATAGAAATCAGTATATGCTTCTCTATATATTTGAAGTTCAGCATCTCAATAAGCTGATGAAAGCAACACGTCATCGCATCAGGATGCTCAAGTACCGAAAGACAAGAATGGAGCATAAGATAGAAAAGCTTGAAAAGAGGATGAAGCAGATTCGTTTTCATAAAAACAGGTATATGAAGATAACCGGAAGAAGTCAGGGCAGATACTGCAACAATCTGTTCAAGTATGATCATGAAAAGAAGACAATGACATATATCGATACCCATCAGAGAAAGCATACGTTTTCACTTGATTTTCCCTATCGCAGGGAAGAACTGATAAGAGTACTGAATCTGAAGCATGCCACAAAGGGAAAGGCAGTGTGCTATACACTCATGGATAAAGGTGATTACTTCATTATCAGTGCAGCAATAGAACTTGATGTGAAGTATGAGGAATGCCTGTTTGAAATCACAGAAGGAACAGTTGGAATAGATATCAATAATGACAGGATATCATTAAGCGAGATAGACAGACACGGGAATCTGATATACTGCCGTGATATTCTATTTGATCTCAGCAGTAAGACATCAAGTCAAAGAAAATGGATCATAGAAAACACAGTGAAACAGATTATCGGGTACTGCAGAGAAGTTGGTAAGCCACTGATCATAGAGGAACTTAACTTTGAAAAGAAGAAAAAGGACTTTGAACTGTACAATCAGAATAAGCAGTATCAGAGAATGCTAAGTGAATTCTCATATCGAAAGATCATTGAAAAGCTTTACAGTCGCTCATACAGAGAAAGGATAGGAATCAATGAAGTGAATCCGGCGTATACAAGTATCATAGGAAAGTTGAAATATGCCAGACAGAAAGGAATCAGCATACATAAGGCAGCATCATATGTGATAGCCAGAAGAGGAATGGGATACAGTGAAAGACTGCCATTAAAACAGTATCAGCAAATCAACGAGCCACAACTCACAAGGTGGAGGAACTACAGTCAGCTAGCTGCATAA
- a CDS encoding LCP family protein, which translates to MKTFMKKILSRRLLFILSLVATIFFGFVMFELQILPLKYYIPLMIVLLIFVVSLYFGEKDKHDRHPVRVTFLKLVNIILAVALVFGGLSGMKGSDLLAAITGGGDQTVEMDVVVLKSSAFESLKDLKGKPFGGNTAMDAINVNKCETIIEDEIGNIDVTQLTTYANVISALEKNQISAMIVKAVDLESFDDIEKGFNEKIKIIKKIDIKIPSVSANSAKVTKEPFHILISGTDKEGPIGTFALSDVNMIATINPVTKQVFLTSIPRDYFVDIVGMDGVSGKDKLTHSAKGGMQCTIQTIENFMGIKFNYYAKFNFTSFMNVVDALGGITVNVPKYRVVGRDDGVFVTKKGKYTIKPGENHFNAKQALSFVRERKAFVEGDTIRGKNQMLMLKAILKKCTSATIITKMDGVFESLKDSFETNMTSQEIKSLINMQVDDMSSWDVQSYHLDGDPSQRTKTLATVGDVTKVNPNGMFITIPDQTSIDQAKQYIQSVMNGEIIKVKDE; encoded by the coding sequence ATGAAAACATTTATGAAAAAAATACTTTCAAGAAGATTATTATTTATTTTATCTCTTGTGGCAACAATATTTTTTGGGTTTGTTATGTTTGAATTACAGATTTTACCATTAAAATATTACATACCATTAATGATTGTTCTATTGATTTTTGTTGTATCTTTATATTTTGGTGAAAAAGATAAACATGATCGACATCCAGTGAGAGTTACATTTTTAAAACTTGTTAATATTATATTAGCAGTTGCTTTAGTGTTTGGTGGATTATCAGGCATGAAAGGATCAGATCTTTTAGCTGCAATTACAGGTGGTGGAGATCAAACTGTTGAGATGGATGTTGTTGTATTGAAAAGTTCAGCATTTGAATCTTTAAAGGATTTAAAAGGAAAACCTTTTGGTGGCAATACAGCTATGGATGCTATTAATGTCAATAAATGTGAAACAATCATAGAAGATGAAATTGGTAATATTGATGTGACTCAATTAACTACATATGCAAATGTTATTAGTGCATTAGAAAAAAATCAAATTTCTGCAATGATTGTCAAAGCGGTTGATCTTGAATCTTTTGATGATATTGAAAAAGGTTTTAATGAAAAAATTAAGATTATTAAAAAAATAGATATTAAGATTCCAAGTGTTTCAGCGAATAGTGCGAAAGTTACAAAAGAACCATTTCATATATTAATTAGTGGAACAGATAAAGAAGGACCAATTGGGACATTTGCATTATCTGATGTGAATATGATTGCAACAATTAACCCTGTTACAAAACAAGTCTTTTTAACAAGTATTCCACGTGATTACTTTGTAGATATTGTAGGAATGGATGGTGTGAGTGGTAAGGATAAATTGACGCATAGTGCTAAAGGTGGTATGCAATGTACTATCCAAACAATAGAAAACTTTATGGGAATTAAGTTTAACTATTATGCAAAATTTAACTTTACATCATTTATGAATGTTGTTGATGCTTTAGGTGGTATTACAGTTAATGTGCCTAAATATAGAGTAGTTGGCAGAGATGATGGTGTCTTTGTTACAAAAAAAGGAAAATATACAATTAAGCCTGGTGAAAATCATTTTAATGCAAAACAAGCTTTATCTTTTGTAAGAGAAAGAAAGGCATTTGTTGAAGGTGATACAATTCGTGGTAAAAATCAGATGTTAATGTTAAAAGCAATTTTGAAGAAGTGTACTTCAGCAACGATTATTACTAAAATGGATGGTGTTTTTGAATCATTAAAAGATAGTTTTGAAACAAATATGACTTCTCAGGAAATTAAATCTTTGATTAATATGCAAGTTGATGATATGTCATCATGGGATGTTCAATCATATCATTTAGATGGTGATCCTTCACAACGTACAAAGACTTTAGCAACTGTGGGAGATGTTACTAAAGTGAATCCAAATGGAATGTTTATTACAATTCCTGATCAAACATCAATAGATCAGGCAAAACAGTATATACAATCAGTGATGAATGGTGAAATTATTAAAGTAAAAGATGAATAG
- the aroF gene encoding 3-deoxy-7-phosphoheptulonate synthase — protein MIIVFKPKATDEDLKRVVTKVEKFGLSAHVSQGEETTIVGLVGDVTKVDPKQIEVDEAVEKVMHVSEPYKLANRAFHPDDSIVDVAGVKVGGDHLALIAGPCSVESKEQVIEIAKAAKAAGANMLRGGAFKPRTSPYAFQGMGTEGLDILVAAKEVTGLPIVSELMSAEYIDEFNEKVDLVQIGARNMQNFDLLKEVGRRCTKPILLKRGLSATFEEWIMSAEYIMASGNPNVILCERGVRTFETYTRNTLDLQAIPVIKKLTHLPIIIDPSHAGGKWWLVEPMAKAAVAAGCDGLMIEVHNSPETALCDGPQSLKPEKYTQLIEQIKEIGKIVGKEV, from the coding sequence ATGATTATTGTATTTAAACCAAAAGCAACTGATGAAGATTTAAAAAGAGTGGTGACAAAGGTAGAAAAGTTTGGCTTGAGTGCGCATGTGTCTCAGGGTGAAGAAACAACGATTGTTGGACTTGTTGGGGATGTCACAAAAGTTGATCCTAAACAAATTGAAGTTGATGAAGCTGTAGAAAAAGTTATGCATGTCAGTGAGCCTTATAAATTAGCCAACCGTGCATTCCATCCAGATGATTCAATCGTTGATGTCGCTGGTGTAAAAGTTGGTGGAGATCATTTGGCATTGATTGCTGGTCCTTGTTCAGTTGAATCAAAGGAACAGGTGATTGAAATTGCAAAGGCTGCTAAAGCGGCAGGAGCCAATATGTTAAGAGGTGGGGCATTTAAGCCAAGAACATCACCATATGCTTTCCAGGGAATGGGAACAGAAGGGTTAGATATTTTAGTGGCTGCTAAAGAAGTAACAGGACTTCCTATTGTTTCAGAATTGATGAGTGCTGAATATATAGATGAATTCAATGAAAAAGTAGACCTTGTTCAAATTGGTGCAAGAAACATGCAAAACTTTGACTTATTAAAAGAAGTTGGAAGAAGATGTACAAAACCAATCCTGTTAAAGAGAGGGCTAAGTGCAACATTTGAAGAATGGATCATGAGTGCTGAATATATCATGGCAAGTGGAAATCCAAATGTCATCCTATGTGAAAGAGGTGTCAGAACATTTGAAACATATACAAGAAATACATTGGATTTACAGGCTATTCCAGTGATTAAGAAATTAACACATTTACCAATCATAATTGATCCATCACATGCCGGAGGGAAATGGTGGTTAGTAGAACCAATGGCAAAGGCAGCAGTGGCAGCAGGATGTGATGGTTTAATGATAGAGGTGCATAACAGTCCAGAGACAGCCTTATGTGATGGACCCCAATCATTAAAACCAGAAAAATATACACAATTGATTGAACAAATCAAAGAAATAGGTAAAATAGTAGGTAAAGAAGTTTAA
- a CDS encoding TetR/AcrR family transcriptional regulator produces the protein MDKTKQKIIDATMKLVMEKGYASMTTKEIAEYAHVNESTLFRKFGSKKEIVLSAMQANWHPHLTSDDFYPITGDLYNDLLHFSSVYMEKVTPQFVKVSIGLRSPELFQDTAEWIMQVPQVFKDVLIQYFKNMQELNQIIQQDMEALAISFLSMNFGFVFLKASFEDHLTTLCADEYIQKSVKVFVKGIQKV, from the coding sequence ATGGATAAAACAAAACAAAAAATTATAGATGCAACTATGAAACTTGTTATGGAGAAAGGATATGCGTCCATGACAACAAAAGAAATTGCTGAGTATGCCCATGTGAATGAGAGTACACTATTTAGAAAATTTGGAAGTAAAAAAGAGATTGTCTTAAGTGCTATGCAAGCCAATTGGCATCCTCATCTTACATCTGATGACTTTTATCCAATCACTGGTGATTTATACAATGACCTTCTCCATTTTTCATCTGTTTATATGGAAAAAGTCACACCACAATTTGTTAAAGTTTCTATTGGACTCAGAAGTCCAGAATTGTTTCAAGATACAGCTGAGTGGATTATGCAAGTTCCGCAAGTTTTTAAAGATGTGCTGATACAATATTTTAAAAATATGCAGGAATTAAATCAAATCATTCAACAAGATATGGAAGCATTAGCAATCAGTTTTTTATCAATGAATTTTGGTTTTGTATTCTTGAAAGCATCTTTTGAAGATCATCTCACAACACTTTGTGCAGATGAATATATTCAAAAGAGTGTGAAAGTTTTTGTCAAGGGGATTCAAAAGGTATGA
- a CDS encoding DUF1330 domain-containing protein → MSCYFIVQVFCSDEQKRKGYDEYIQTVKPIVESYKGEYLVRTENVISLSHEWKPERVIVIRFPHRKLCDECFHSPEYLKISHKRELNVESHAMIVGGIENENM, encoded by the coding sequence ATGAGTTGTTATTTTATTGTTCAGGTGTTTTGCTCAGATGAGCAAAAAAGAAAAGGATATGACGAATATATTCAAACTGTGAAACCAATTGTAGAAAGTTATAAAGGTGAATATCTTGTGAGGACTGAAAATGTCATATCGTTAAGTCATGAGTGGAAACCAGAGAGAGTCATTGTTATTCGTTTTCCTCATCGTAAATTATGTGATGAATGTTTTCATTCACCAGAATATTTAAAAATCAGTCATAAAAGAGAATTAAATGTTGAAAGTCATGCGATGATTGTAGGAGGAATAGAAAATGAAAATATGTGA
- a CDS encoding MBL fold metallo-hydrolase has protein sequence MKICEGLHQIKINFHVTPQIERYVYVYILTGEHCYLIDTGVHGSEKKIEDYLHQIGYQIEDVHGIFLTHAHPDHMGSAYAIQKQSGCPIYASQAEKEWIENIDKQFKDRPIPNFYSLLQNSVDVDFVIEKEMEIKLEEKLSMRILLTPGHSHGSLSFLVNHHILFTGDAIAVIGDIPIYTNVYQSLETLNQFLTIPSIDYYCPAWDTVYPQEVGQEKIRQAIHLIQSIDECVQKIMNHYPLLSHDRLFELVCYQMKMESFTQNPLFKKTILCHI, from the coding sequence ATGAAAATATGTGAAGGTCTTCATCAAATAAAAATAAATTTTCATGTGACACCACAAATAGAAAGATATGTTTATGTTTATATTTTGACAGGTGAACATTGTTATCTTATTGATACAGGTGTACATGGCTCAGAAAAGAAAATTGAAGATTATCTTCATCAAATAGGCTATCAAATAGAAGATGTTCATGGTATTTTTTTAACCCATGCACATCCTGACCATATGGGGAGTGCTTATGCGATTCAAAAGCAAAGTGGCTGTCCAATTTATGCAAGTCAAGCTGAAAAGGAGTGGATAGAGAATATTGATAAACAATTTAAAGATAGACCTATTCCAAATTTCTATAGCCTTTTACAAAATTCTGTTGATGTTGATTTTGTTATTGAAAAGGAAATGGAAATTAAATTGGAAGAAAAGTTATCTATGCGTATTTTGTTAACACCTGGTCATTCTCATGGTTCACTTTCGTTTTTAGTCAATCATCATATATTATTCACTGGTGATGCTATTGCTGTGATTGGAGATATTCCTATCTATACCAATGTTTATCAAAGCTTAGAAACATTAAATCAGTTCCTTACAATCCCTTCTATAGACTATTATTGTCCTGCATGGGATACTGTATATCCACAGGAAGTTGGTCAAGAAAAAATAAGACAAGCTATTCATCTGATTCAATCTATTGACGAATGTGTTCAAAAGATCATGAATCATTATCCATTGCTTAGTCATGATCGATTATTTGAACTTGTTTGTTATCAAATGAAAATGGAATCTTTTACACAAAATCCGTTATTTAAGAAAACAATACTTTGTCATATTTAG
- the aroF gene encoding 3-deoxy-7-phosphoheptulonate synthase, producing MIIVFKPKTSEEDVKKVASVVEAKGLTTHIVVGEDVTICGVIGDTTKVDPKQIEVSSVVERVMHVSEPYKLANRAFHPDDSIVDVAGVKVGGDHLALIAGPCSVESKEQVIEIAKAAKAAGANMLRGGAFKPRTSPYAFQGMGTEGLDILVAAKEVTGLPIVSELMSAEYIDEFNEKVDLVQIGARNMQNFDLLKEVGRRCTKPILLKRGLSATFEEWIMSAEYIMASGNPNVILCERGVRTFETYTRNTLDLQAIPVIKKLTHLPIIIDPSHAGGKWWLVEPMAKAAVAAGCDGLMIEVHNSPETALCDGPQSLKPEKYTQLIEQIKEIGKIVGKEV from the coding sequence ATGATTATTGTATTCAAACCAAAAACAAGTGAAGAAGATGTAAAAAAGGTGGCTTCAGTCGTTGAGGCAAAAGGATTAACAACACATATTGTTGTGGGGGAAGATGTGACAATTTGTGGTGTGATTGGAGATACAACAAAAGTAGATCCTAAACAAATTGAAGTTTCATCAGTTGTCGAAAGAGTTATGCATGTCAGTGAGCCTTATAAATTAGCCAACCGTGCATTCCATCCAGATGATTCTATCGTTGATGTCGCTGGTGTGAAAGTTGGTGGAGATCATTTGGCATTGATTGCTGGTCCTTGTTCAGTTGAATCAAAGGAACAGGTCATTGAAATTGCAAAGGCTGCTAAAGCGGCAGGAGCCAATATGTTAAGAGGTGGGGCATTTAAGCCAAGAACATCACCATATGCTTTCCAGGGAATGGGAACAGAAGGGTTAGATATTTTAGTGGCTGCTAAAGAAGTAACAGGACTTCCTATTGTTTCAGAATTGATGAGTGCTGAATATATAGATGAATTCAATGAAAAAGTAGACCTTGTTCAAATTGGTGCAAGAAACATGCAAAACTTTGACTTATTAAAAGAAGTTGGAAGAAGATGTACAAAACCAATCCTGTTAAAGAGAGGGCTAAGTGCAACATTTGAAGAATGGATCATGAGTGCTGAATATATCATGGCAAGTGGAAATCCAAATGTCATCCTATGTGAAAGAGGTGTCAGAACATTTGAAACATATACAAGAAACACATTGGATTTACAGGCTATCCCAGTGATTAAGAAATTAACACATTTACCAATCATTATAGACCCATCACATGCCGGAGGGAAATGGTGGTTAGTAGAACCAATGGCAAAGGCAGCCGTGGCAGCAGGATGTGATGGTTTAATGATAGAAGTGCATAATAGTCCAGAGACAGCCTTATGTGATGGACCTCAATCATTAAAACCAGAAAAATATACACAATTGATTGAACAAATCAAAGAAATAGGTAAAATAGTAGGTAAAGAAGTTTAG
- the aroB gene encoding 3-dehydroquinate synthase — MEMKVNLGKDSYPIYIQQGLLDEVLSYIKPVFQGNKIMIISDDQVFSYYGEKIETQLKKEYEVSHIVVRHGEQSKRFDILPELYNELLSFQLTRTDLIIALGGGVIGDLAGFVASTFLRGVKFVQIPTSLLAQVDSSVGGKVAVDLPAGKNLVGAFKHPSLVLIDPKTLKTLDKRFISDGMGEVIKYGCIFDAELFKQLATYSSFEELYQDIDEIIYRCVDLKRDVVEKDLFDFGDRLALNFGHTLGHAIEQYYHYEKYSHGEAISIGMVQLTQIAEMKGLTKPGTASQICDVLKTYQLPHVSHLKTADLKQAMAVDKKNINKKLSYVLLHEIGQSYIYPSDLTFIDEVEEV; from the coding sequence ATGGAAATGAAAGTGAATTTAGGAAAAGACAGTTATCCTATATATATACAACAAGGATTATTAGATGAGGTTTTAAGTTATATCAAACCTGTTTTTCAAGGCAATAAGATTATGATTATTTCTGATGATCAAGTGTTCTCATATTATGGAGAAAAAATAGAAACCCAATTAAAAAAAGAATATGAAGTTTCTCATATTGTTGTTCGTCATGGTGAACAGTCAAAAAGATTTGATATTTTACCTGAACTTTATAATGAATTGCTTTCATTTCAATTAACACGTACTGATTTAATCATTGCCTTAGGTGGAGGTGTGATAGGTGATTTGGCAGGCTTTGTTGCAAGTACTTTCTTGCGTGGTGTGAAGTTTGTCCAAATTCCTACTTCCCTATTGGCTCAAGTTGATTCGAGTGTTGGTGGAAAGGTTGCGGTTGATTTACCGGCTGGTAAAAATTTAGTTGGTGCTTTTAAACATCCCAGTCTTGTTTTGATTGATCCAAAAACACTAAAGACCTTAGATAAAAGATTTATTAGTGATGGCATGGGTGAAGTGATTAAATATGGCTGTATCTTTGATGCAGAACTATTTAAGCAACTGGCAACTTATTCATCATTTGAAGAATTATATCAGGATATTGATGAGATTATTTATCGTTGTGTTGATTTAAAAAGAGATGTTGTTGAAAAAGATTTATTTGATTTTGGAGATCGTCTGGCATTGAATTTTGGACATACTTTAGGTCATGCGATTGAACAATATTACCATTATGAAAAATATTCACATGGTGAAGCTATTAGTATTGGCATGGTTCAACTAACACAGATTGCTGAAATGAAAGGATTAACAAAGCCAGGAACTGCTAGTCAAATCTGTGATGTCTTAAAGACTTATCAATTGCCACATGTTTCTCATTTAAAAACAGCAGATTTAAAACAGGCTATGGCTGTTGATAAAAAAAATATCAATAAAAAATTGTCTTATGTTCTCTTGCATGAAATAGGACAATCCTATATTTATCCAAGTGATTTAACTTTTATCGATGAAGTGGAGGAGGTTTAA